The DNA region CGGTCGGCGGCGGTCGCCTCCAGCTTGGGGATCGCGCCGTCGCGCAGCACCAGGATGCGGCGGTCGGTGAGGCCGTAGACCGTCTCGCCGGCCCGCCGCCACACCCCGAACGCCAGCATGCCGATCAGCGCGGCGCCCACCAGCAGCGACAGGCCGGCGACATAGGCCGGGCCGCCGCCAGTGCCGAGCGCCAGGATGGTGCCGAGCGGCACGGCGATGGCGCCGAGCCACAGCGGCACCATGAAGCCGCGGTCGCGCACCACCGACCACGGGTCGGGCCGGTCGGCCCACAGCAGACGCTCGCCGGGCTCCAGATGGTCGAACAGCCGGGCGGCCGCGGCGCGGTTGCCGCTGGCCGGCGCCCTCGGGGCGGGAAAAGGCACCACCACCATCGCGTGCTCGCTTGTCTGTTCGCGTCCGCGTCCATCGGCGGCGCGGCCACCGGCCGGCGCCACGGTGCGACGGGGCTCGCGGCCTTGTCAATCGCGCCCGCCACCGACTGCGGCATCGCGTTCCGGGCGGTGGCGCCGGTGCGGCATGATAATATTGCCGGAACAGGGGGTGGCCGATGTTCGTCAGCTTCTTCTACGACCTCAAGGCGGCCGGCGTGCCGGTGACCTTGCGCGAATATCTGACGCTGATGGAGGGGATGGAGCGCGACGTCGCCGGCCGCCGGGTCGAGGACTTCTATTACCTGTCGCGCGCCGCCCTGGTGAAGGACGAGCGCAACCTCGACAGGTTCGACCGGGTGTTCGCGCACGTCTTCAAGGGGTTGGAGACGGTGGCCGATGCCGCCACCGCCGAGATCCCGGCCGAGTGGCTGAAGAAGCTCGCCGAGAAGTTCCTGACCGAGGAGGAGAAGGCGCAGATCGAGGCGCTGGGCGGCTTCGAGAAGCTGATGGAGACGCTGCGCCAGCGGCTCGCCGAGCAGACCGAGCGCCACCAGGGCGGCAACAAATGGATCGGCACCGCCGGAACCTCGCCGTTCGGCGCCTATGGCTACAATCCGGAGGGCGTGCGCATCGGCCAAGCCGAAAGCCGCCACCGCCGGGCGGTCAAGGTATGGGACCGGCGCGAGTTCAAGGATCTCGACGGCGACGTCGAGCTCGGCACCCGCAACATCAAGATCGCGCTGCGGCGCCTGCGCAGGTTCGCCCGCACCGGGGCGGCCGACGAGCTCGACCTCGACGAGACCATCCGCGGCACGGCGCACAAGGGCTATCTCGACATCCGGCTGCGGCCCGAGCGGCACAATGCGGTCAAGGTGCTGCTGTTCTTCGATGTCGGCGGTTCGATGGACTGGCACGTCTCGGCCACCGAGGAGCTGTTCTCGGCGGCGCGGACCGAGTTCAAGCATCTCGACTATTTCTACTTCCACAACTGCCTCTATGAGCGGGTGTGGAAGAACAATGCCCGCCGCTACCAGGAGACCATCCCGACCTGGCAGGTGCTGCACACCTTCGGCGCCGACTACAAGGTGATCTTCGTCGGCGACGCCTCGATGAGCCCCTACGAGATCAGCGCGGTCGGCGGCTCGGTCGAGCACATGAACGACGAGCCGGGGCGGGTGTGGCTGGAGCGGGTGTTCGCCACCTATCCGCACGCGGTGTGGCTCAACCCCGTGCCGCAGGCCCACTGGGACGTGACGCCGTCGACCCGGACGATCCGCCAGCTCATCGGCGGGCGGATGTTTGCGCTGACGCTCGAAGGGCTCGACGGGGCGATGCGCGAACTCAGCCGGTGAGGGGGGGCGTGATACGGTTCTCCGGCTTGATCAGCCGGAAGCCGTATGAAACGGCAACGGGCCGGCGCAAGGCCGGCCCGCTGGCAGTCGTTGGGCGGAGGAAGTTCGAAATCAGTATTTGGCGACCACCGGCGCGGGGGTGGGATTGAACTTGTAGGACACGCGCGCCAGCACGCTCGAGAAGCTCAGGTCGTTCTCGTAGGACATCCAGCCGTCGGGGCGGGCGTCGCCGCCGTACTTCTGGTCGCCGAGGTCGTAGTAATTGTATTCGACGCCGACCAGCCAGTTGCCCCAGGCATATTCGAGGCCGCCGCCGAGGGTCCAGCCGACGTGATCGTTCTTCTCGGAGAAGGAGAACGTGTCGCCGCCCCAGCGGATCGACGCCGTGCTCTCGGCCTGACCGAAGGCGGTGCCGCCCTTGCCGTAGAGCTGCCAGGGGCCCCAGGTGTAGCCCAGGCGCAGCGTGGTGGTGGCGATCCAGTTCAGCTCGCTGGACACCGACGCGCCCGCGCCGGCCACCAGCAGATCTTCCGGCACCTCGCCGCTCTTCTTCAGGCCGGTCCAGGCGAAGGTGCCTTCCGTGCCGAGCACCCAATTGCCGATCTGGCCCATATAGCCGATCTGGACGCCGAACAGGCCGCCATCGAAGTCGAAATCGCGGCTGCCGCCGCCGCCGACGAGCGAGCCGGCATACAGCGTCTGGTCGCTGGTGCCCCAGGCATAGCCGCCCTGCAGACCGAGATAGAGGCCGTTCCACAGCCCGCCCGGGGTCGCCGGGCCGAGGAGGGCGGCGGCGAGCGGGTTGCCGCCGGCGCCGAACTTGTAGGACAGCCGGGCCAGCACGGTGGAGAAGGCGATGTCGGCGGTGTAGTCGGCGAACGACGAGGCGACGCCGCCGCCGTAACGCTCATCGCCGAGGTCGATGTAGTTGTATTCGAGGCCGAGGATCCAGTTCGGCGCCAGCGCGTATTCGGCGCCGAGGCCGAGAGTCCAGCCGATATGATCGTTGGTCTCGCGGAAGTAGCGCGAGCCATTGTCGTTGGTCAGCGTGCTCTTGACCTCGCCATAG from Blastochloris tepida includes:
- a CDS encoding PH domain-containing protein; this translates as MVVVPFPAPRAPASGNRAAAARLFDHLEPGERLLWADRPDPWSVVRDRGFMVPLWLGAIAVPLGTILALGTGGGPAYVAGLSLLVGAALIGMLAFGVWRRAGETVYGLTDRRILVLRDGAIPKLEATAADRIAWIDMVRQRDGSGAVSLTIIDGSQSGAELVLGGLADPQDVARRIAVAYSFQAPHLMQG
- a CDS encoding vWA domain-containing protein, which gives rise to MFVSFFYDLKAAGVPVTLREYLTLMEGMERDVAGRRVEDFYYLSRAALVKDERNLDRFDRVFAHVFKGLETVADAATAEIPAEWLKKLAEKFLTEEEKAQIEALGGFEKLMETLRQRLAEQTERHQGGNKWIGTAGTSPFGAYGYNPEGVRIGQAESRHRRAVKVWDRREFKDLDGDVELGTRNIKIALRRLRRFARTGAADELDLDETIRGTAHKGYLDIRLRPERHNAVKVLLFFDVGGSMDWHVSATEELFSAARTEFKHLDYFYFHNCLYERVWKNNARRYQETIPTWQVLHTFGADYKVIFVGDASMSPYEISAVGGSVEHMNDEPGRVWLERVFATYPHAVWLNPVPQAHWDVTPSTRTIRQLIGGRMFALTLEGLDGAMRELSR
- a CDS encoding outer membrane protein; the protein is MKRVVIGGLMCVVGLAGSAAAADLRLAKSPEVMAPAWSWTGGYIGLNGGYGWGSADNQFDPHPFYEHFAPAGASLDHDIDGGLFGFQTGWNWQVGNVVFGLEGTTAWSGIEGKDTAVFNGFGGATYKTEIENVSTFVARLGFASGAWLFYGKGGVAYGEVKSTLTNDNGSRYFRETNDHIGWTLGLGAEYALAPNWILGLEYNYIDLGDERYGGGVASSFADYTADIAFSTVLARLSYKFGAGGNPLAAALLGPATPGGLWNGLYLGLQGGYAWGTSDQTLYAGSLVGGGGSRDFDFDGGLFGVQIGYMGQIGNWVLGTEGTFAWTGLKKSGEVPEDLLVAGAGASVSSELNWIATTTLRLGYTWGPWQLYGKGGTAFGQAESTASIRWGGDTFSFSEKNDHVGWTLGGGLEYAWGNWLVGVEYNYYDLGDQKYGGDARPDGWMSYENDLSFSSVLARVSYKFNPTPAPVVAKY